A genomic segment from Heterodontus francisci isolate sHetFra1 unplaced genomic scaffold, sHetFra1.hap1 HAP1_SCAFFOLD_58, whole genome shotgun sequence encodes:
- the LOC137365847 gene encoding histone H2AX-like gives MSGRGKTSGKARAKAKSRSSLAGLQFPVGRVHRLLRKGNYAERVGAGAPVYLAAVLEYLTAEILELAGNAARDNKKCRIISRHLQLAVRNDEELNKLLGGVTIAQGGVLPNIQAVLLPKKTSAQS, from the coding sequence atgtctggaagaggaaagaccagcggcaaagctcgggccaaggccaagtctcgctcctccttggctggattgcagttcccggtgggccgtgttcacaggctcctgagaaagggcaactatgctgagcgtgtgggtgccggagccccggtctatctagcTGCTGTGCTTGAGtatctgactgctgaaatcctcgagctggccggtaacgcggcccgggacaacaagaagtgcCGCATCATCTccagacacctgcagttggccgtccgcaacgatgaggagctcaacaagttgctggggggagtgactatcgctcagggtggggtgctgcctaatatccaagccgtgctgctgcctaagaaaaccagcgctcagagc